A window of Benincasa hispida cultivar B227 chromosome 9, ASM972705v1, whole genome shotgun sequence genomic DNA:
cccccccccccccccccccctcaacccgcccccccccccaccccacCCTTTCCAAGTATGTCGTGAAAATGTTTTGTGCCAAGACTCTATGTGAACAAGTTAAATTGGAACATATAATTTCAGCAGTTTATCCTTTGTTTGTGCATGTGTTTAATTTATAGCATCTTTTCATTCAACAAACGTATGCATGCAGCATAATGGCAGGTAGTGGTAAGAGGTCTAAACACGTATGGTCGAAGGTGGAGGACACTAAGTTGGTGGAAGCTCTATTGTATTTGGTGGAGACCGGTTGGAGGTCCGACAATGGGACGTTTCGACTAGGATATCTACAATACTTGGAGCGAATTCTGCATGAGAAAGTGCCCGGGTGCGCACTGAATCAGAACACCATTGAGTGCAAGGTGAGGAGTCTAAAGAAACAATACAACGCAGTATCAGAGATGTTAAGTCAGTCGGGGTTCGGCTGGAATGAGGAATTCAAATGTGTCCAGGTCGAGAAGGAGATTTTCGATCTTTGGGTTCGGGTaagattctagaaaaaaaaattgtatgggTACGTGttacaatataaatattaagTGTGTATGTGTATCAATGCAGAGTCATCTCAATGCGAAGGGGATGTGGAACAAGTCATTCCTACATTACGATGACCTCTCCACCGTATTTGGGAAAGATAGAGCAGTAGGGCAATTAAGTGAGGACTCATACGTGATGGTGACGAATGCATTCAGAGAGTTTAAAGATGAGATTTGACTTGGATCACAGAACTGTCACACACCTGAGGTTTGCCAGGCAGAATCACCATTAAATCAAGATGAAATAGATGAAGAGCCAGCAGAGCAATCTACAGGTAGAGCGAGTGTACTTGCCGAGTCATCTCGAGGCAGTAAGAGGAAGAGGCCATCATTCCAAGCTGAAATGATCGACATCATGAGATCGACTGTTGAAATGCAGAGCACACACATGGGTAGACTTGCATCGTGGCAAAAGGAGAAGTATGAGCTAGAGTTCGGGCGTCGAAAGGAAGTAGTAAATGCCATATACAGCATTGATGGCCTGGATGAGGATGATCAGGTCACCTTTATTGACCTCCTTGTCACAGACATTCAAAAGACAGATTGCTTTCTTGCAGTACCAGAACACGCACGGAAGAGGTACTGCCTTCATCTATTAGAAAGAAACATGTAGACTGACTACACCcctatattttgtttatagttcTTTTGGATAACAACAAATGGACAATGGACTGTCATGTCGAAAAGAATGATAACTTTTGCATACGTCATGAcatgtaatttttgtgtttgtattatGACACGGATATTATAAGTatcgaaaagaacatatattttgtgaattttttttggaaacggCCACATGTTCGGTTGAATTTTTGTGTTTctagagtgagatcctcataacaaaattagcgagatttccttctagagcgagatcctcatcacaaaattagcgagatgtcacttgtcgagggttgaagtttcgacttatgtatgtcgaaactcctcatgagcgagatcaagcatttctttcctagcgatgctcaccttaccagcgagattcagcTCACATTTCTAGCGAAATTctcttctagagcgagatcctcatcacaaaattagcgagattttcttctagagcgagatcctcatcacaaaattagcgagatttcactcgtcaagggttgaagtttcgattatgtatgtcgaaacttcaaccttcgacaaccctttatacatattgtttccaagtttagttctcaacgttcgattAATGTTCGACCAATGTATGTTGAAACTTTAACCTTCGACAACCCTAATATACATAttatttccaagtttttctttgtttgtcatgttctcaacgttcgacctctacattaatcgaatcctcaaccctcgacttctagcctcgatctcccaaaacaacaatatttctctaataagtttcaaaacaatctTATTTccctaataagttttgaaaacaatcatattaatataaaggGTCATAGTTTTGAGGGGATAAACGAGAGTTTTGAATGGGTAAAAAAGGGGTTTTAATAACCCATAGATTTTCTTTATGGGCTTAACAAAAAAATACCCACCCAACTTAAtaactcatacccatttatcaaacacctcCTAATTGTCTAATTGATGGCCTATGTAAAGCAGGAAAACTTGAAACCGCTTGGGAGCTTTTCGAAAAACTATCCCAGGAAGGACTCCAACCAAATATTGTGACTTATAACATTATGATTCATGGGTTTTGTAAAAAAGGACAAGTAGATAAAGCAAACATTTTGTTTCAACATATGGAAGAAAATGGTTGTACTCCCGACATAATTACTTGTAATACGCTTCTGCATGGTTTCTGTAAGAGTAATAAATCAGATGAGGTGGTTGAACTTCTTCATAAGATGGTTCAAATGGATTTGTTGCCTGATGCCAGCATTTGCACCATAGTCGTAGACATGCTTTGCAAAGACGAAAAATATCAAGAATTTCTAGACTTGCTTCCAAGGTTTCCTATCCAAAAGCGTCGACGGTAATAATAGAACAACACTTACTAGCAGACTTGTTAGGACCTATATGACTTGTAAATTTCTAATCATTCCCCAAGCCTTCATTTCCTCAAAAAGTTCTCTTGCCTCGTCTTCCCGTCTATCCCTACAAAGCCCATCTATGATGATATTATAGGAAATAACGTCAGGCTTATAATCAATCCCATATTGACCAGTCTTATTGAGCATTTCTTGATGTAACTTAAGTGCAATGTTAATATTCCCTGTTCGACAGAGTCCCTTGATTAAAGTCCCATAAGTAACCACATTAGGCCGACAACCTAACTTTTTGCATTCTTATAAATAACCGTGTCGCTTCACTAATCCTATCCTCCATACACAAGCCCTTAATCAAGGTGGAATATGTGATATTATCAGGAATATAACCCCTCCTTAAAATCCCTGCCATGGCCGCAAAACCTTCACTAACCCAATTCACATTACAAAGgcaattaatcaaaatattcAGTGTGAACAAAGTAGGAAAAAGTCCAGCCAGACGCATTTTAGTATACAGAGAAAATACTTGAGAGTAATGCTTAATCCGAGTAAGTCCACCAAGTAACAGATGGAATGAAGACATGGGAGGGGTAGGATTTGAACGCAACATGAGGTGAAAGAAATGTAATACTTCAGTTGCAGTAATCTTACCTGTCCGGCAATTCAGTAGGAAGGTCGGAAGGCGGTGTTGAGAGGAAATCCGTGTATTGAAGTTTTGCGGTGATGGAAGGTGTTGGGGCGGGGATTTAGGATGATTTGAAGGGGAAATTTGGGGAATTGATGATGGAATTGTGGGAGAGTGAGTAAATAGAGAGGAGAGCTTAGGTTGGGAGGAGATTGAAACAGGGGAAGAAGCGGAAGGCAGCGTCTTGGAAGCCATTGACAGTGTCTTCCTCACCATCTGAAGTTGCTGATTCGTCCGGTGGAAGTATAGGTGTTGCCGCTGCTGGGTTCCATCCAAGTCGTCAAAGTATCGATAGCTGTTTCATTTTAGGGCTTTTTGGACACTTTATATGTCCAAATtcaatgttatttttttctttttctttttccaatttcccTATTTTCTCGATTGAGAGAGTTATAAATATAGACATTAAACCAaaagtattagtagatataatataatgtaaaaaaatttacaaatatggacaaatttaaatagtctatcattgatagacttatctatatttgcattttttttaaatgttgttaTACATCTggttattattcttaaaaatgctACTAATTATAATTACCCTTTTCGATTCCCTAAAAAAAACTCCATTTCGATTCTCTATTATTTTGCTTTGTCAAATTCCATTAtggtttctattttttttttttttttttaaccctcTACGAATATATGAAGCCAGGACATTGTTAGTAATTCTCTTTTTTATCTAATTAAGTTGCTTAGagtctttttaaaataaaaaatattgtatGGGTTGATCAACAATATCCATATATATATGAGTATAATTGGGATGACGAGTATTCATTTTCATCTCCTACAATCTTGATAccaataaatatgaaaattcaTAATCGTCATATtcataatgtttaattttaataa
This region includes:
- the LOC120084641 gene encoding uncharacterized protein LOC120084641, with protein sequence MAGSGKRSKHVWSKVEDTKLVEALLYLVETGWRSDNGTFRLGYLQYLERILHEKVPGCALNQNTIECKVRSLKKQYNAVSEMLSQSGFGWNEEFKCVQVEKEIFDLWVRSHLNAKGMWNKSFLHYDDLSTVFGKDRANCHTPEVCQAESPLNQDEIDEEPAEQSTGRASVLAESSRGSKRKRPSFQAEMIDIMRSTVEMQSTHMGRLASWQKEKYELEFGRRKEVVNAIYSIDGLDEDDQVTFIDLLVTDIQKTDCFLAVPEHARKRYCLHLLERNM